In one Bactrocera tryoni isolate S06 chromosome 5, CSIRO_BtryS06_freeze2, whole genome shotgun sequence genomic region, the following are encoded:
- the LOC120778831 gene encoding bestrophin-2-like: MTVSYNAEVASCRGFGCFLTLLRRWRGSIYKLIWRDLLAFLFIYYVLNLIYQFVLSDSAQSNFENLVHYCNSYGSLIPLSFVLGFYVTVVMQRWWDQYMTIPWPDPIAVFVSANVHGQDERARVMRRTVMRYVCLCLTIVFTQIAPRVKKRFPTLDHLVEAGLLLENEKLVIQDLNVAFPKYPKYWLPIVWAASIITRARKEGRIRDDFSVKTIIDALNTFRGNCGVLLFYDTISVPLVYTQVVTLAVYTYFICQVIGHQWTKHDNQNYVDLYFPLFTTLQFFFYMGWLKVAETLINPFGEDDDDFEVNWMIDRNLQVSYLIVDEMHHEHPELVKDQYWDEVFPNELPYQVDSKREQPPVQSTARLDFNTNQTALSRSESKYDGMTTSTRIEDRPTASSSLSRMTDTSLRFRTALQRFLSREPNEKESNTSQPDAEKQTSAQTNGSVHSLIKSPATIRTAEALHIIDEKIDDMDADRTLTEHPEISPTKDVREIFRGDAEEDIPPSSVESIRRESVTSAQVTFEDVEEDVEEEEEPEDEFERLREERERERFERQKLKYARGISAATNLNLDADLTGVPATQSPTARGMPTTEETFSVQSLTRQMTSPMAIGTAQQSPQQQQEQQKDSTTKRKPKRQQEHEDNVEEELDEEEQDEERK; the protein is encoded by the exons atgacTGTTTCTTATAACGCCGAAGTAGCATCCTGTCGCGGATTTGGTTGCTTTCTCACGCTGTTAAGAAG ATGGCGCGGCAGCATCTACAAGCTCATTTGGCGTGATTTGCTGGCCTTTCTGTTCATTTACTATGTACTCAACTTGATTTATCAATTCGTTTTGAGTGACAGTGCACAGAG CAACTTCGAGAATCTCGTGCACTACTGCAACAGTTACGGCTCACTCATACCGCTCTCGTTCGTGCTCGGTTTCTATGTAACAGTTGTGATGCAACGCTGGTGGGATCAATATATGACCATACCGTGGCCCGATCCGATAGCTGTCTTCGTGAGCGCCAACGTGCATGGTCAGGATGAGCGTGCACGCGTTATGCGTCGCACCGTTATGCGCTACGTGTGTCTTTGTCTCACCATTGTGTTCACACAAATCGCGCCACGCGTCAAGAAACGTTTTCCTACGCTCGACCATCTAGTTGAAGCGGGTTTACTGTTGGAGAATGAGAAGCTCGTCATACAAGACTTAAATGTTGCCTTTCCGAAGTACCCAAAATATTGGTTACCGATCGTTTGGGCCGCTAGCATTATAACGCGCGCACGTAAGGAGGGACGCATACGTGATGATTTCTCGGTGAAAACCATTATTGATGCTTTAAATACATTTCGCGGCAATTGTGGCGTCTTGCTGTTCTATGATACCATTTCGGTGCCGCTGGTGTACACGCAAGTCGTCACATTGGCGGTGTATACCTACTTCATTTGCCAGGTGATCGGCCATCAGTGGACTAAACACGACAATCAGAATTATGTGGATCTCTACTTTCCATTATTCACCACTTTGCAATTCTTCTTCTACATGGGTTGGCTGAAAGTGGCCGAGACGCTGATAAATCCCTTTGGTGAGGATGACGATGACTTTGAG GTCAACTGGATGATTGATCGCAATCTACAAGTTTCCTATCTCATTGTCGACGAAATGCATCACGAGCATCCCGAATTGGTAAAGGATCAGTATTGGGATGAAGTTTTCCCCAACGAACTTCCCTATCAAGTAGATAGCAAGCGCGAACAGCCACCGGTACAGTCCACCGCTAGATTGGACTTCAACACCAACCAAACGGCGCTCTCACGATCTGAGTCCAAATATGATGGCATG ACCACCAGCACACGAATTGAGGACCGTCCCACAGCGTCGTCTTCGCTCAGCCGCATGACCGACACCAGTTTACGCTTTCGTACGGCTTTGCAAAGATTTCTCTCACGCGAACCCAACGAAAAGGAGAGCAATACATCACAGCCAGATGCCGAGAAGCAAACTTCCGCACAAACTAATGGTTCCGTGCATTCGCTTATCAAATCGCCGGCTACAATACGAACTGCCGAGGCTTTGCACATAATCGATGAGAAAATTGATGACATGGATGCTGATAGAACACTAACCGAACACCCGGAGATATCACCGACCAAAGATGTGCGCGAAATATTTCGTGGTGACGCTGAGGAGGACATACCACCGAGCAGCGTGGAGAGTATCCGTAGGGAAAGTGTCACATCGGCGCAAGTAACAT TTGAAGACGTGGAAGAGGATGTCGAGGAGGAGGAGGAGCCCGAAGATGAATTCGAACGTTTGCGTGAAGAGCGCGAACGTGAACGTTTCGAAAGGCAAAAACTGAAGTATGCGCGCGGCATTTCGGCTGCGACCAATCTGAATTTGGACGCTGATTTGACAGGCGTGCCGGCTACGCAATCGCCAACAGCGCGTGGCATGCCGACGACTGAGGAAACCTTCAGTGTACAATCTTTGACCAGGCAGATGACATCACCCATGGCAATTGGAACGGCACAACAgtcgccacaacaacaacaagagcaacaaaaGGATTCAACAACGAAGCGGAAGCCAAAGAGACAGCAGGAGCATGAAGATAATGTTGAAGAGGAGCTCGACGAAGAGGAACAGGACGAAGAACGG